A single region of the Kwoniella botswanensis chromosome 1, complete sequence genome encodes:
- a CDS encoding DNA replication complex GINS protein PSF2: MALPKHLQNGLTPDELTFLAEEETIDIVPLFSMTRVRLLSGIYGPFTPPSSAKVPLWLALSLKRKRKCRIVPPEWLSIDRVQNVLKEERENAESFCSLPRRFIETSKVLLDVAQDDLMQPSLLRSLLKDLREVRQAKIRIGLQSEGVMRGSYLQVTNLTPLELSELKPFLVKAMGIMQSLEPRREDDEDEEEGQ; this comes from the exons ATGGCCCTACCGAAACATCTTCAAAATGGCTTAACGCCCGACGAATTAACCTTCCTAGCGGAGGAAGAGACGATAGATATCGTACCGTTATTTTCCATGACGAGGGTACGATTGTTGAGT GGGATATACGGTCCGTTCACACCTCCCTCCTCAGCCAAAGTCCCTTTATGGCTTGCATTATCGTtaaagaggaaaaggaaatgTAGGATCGTACCTCCTGAATGGTTGAGTATAG ACCGAGTACAGAATGTGctgaaagaggaaagggaaaatgCAGAATCGTTTTGCTCATTACCTAGGAGGTTCATCGAGACCTCAAAGGTATTATTGGATGT CGCTCAAGACGATTTAATGCAGCCTTCATTATTACGAAGCCTACTGAAAGACTTGAGAGAAGTCAGACAGGCGAAGATAAGGATAGGTCTGCAGAGTGAAGGTGTAATGAGAGGAAGCTATCTGCAG GTGACGAACCTGACTCCATTGGAATTGAGCGAATTGAAACCTTTCCTGGTGAAAGCTATGGGTATCATGCAATCTTTAGAACCGAggagggaggatgatgaagatgaggaagaaggacaGTAG
- a CDS encoding pantothenate kinase codes for MPTTSPMPDISIPQARRIVVDTTGAQIVQEESPATRDSRGIYLPHYVEPVSHIAIDIGGSLAKVVYFTRSNLPISTTPPQSGTSSPFLPPSESVFIPPFSSNGASSSSHTDSPSLNPHSHAPFDHSPPQRRPALNGALTPGVLSEDYNNHYASSSSPPINTVSPSSASKGKIPSHHSKYRRSSLPPPLPGGLLNFARFETEHIEDLIAFLQDLIKSSASANRVSLEKMQKNVKVMATGGGAHMYYDRLKDELGVEVTREEEMECLILGLGFVSKIPQEVFWFSEELVYKVSHTSTSTSAQPQSPIKLTIPASELPRPSPTPPAYQVTFADTLDGTDSVPHFPCLIVNIGSGVSIVKVDEDGSFERVSGTSLGGGTLWGLLSLLTDAENFDEMLLLSEQGDNSAVDMLVGDIYGSDYSKIGLKSSTIASSFGKVFRKGSNPEERKKTFRQEDIAKSLLYAISNNIGHVAYMNAAKYGLDKVFFGGCFIRGHAATISTLSYAIRFWSKGTMRACFLRHEGFLGAIGAWIKNVEPEPEPQPQNGKGENGL; via the exons ATGCCCACTACTTCGCCTATGCCAGACATATCCATCCCTCAAGCAAGGAGGATAGTGGTGGATACAACTGGAGCACAGATAGTACAGGAAGAATCGCCAGCA ACCCGAGATTCAAGAGGTATATATCTGCCTCACTACGTTGAGCCTGTTTCTCATATCGCTATAGAT ATTGGCGGATCCCTTGCCAAAGTAGTATATTTCACTCGATCTAACTTACCTATATCCACCACTCCCCCACAATCAGGAACCTCCTCACCGTTTTTACCACCCTCGGAATCCGTGTTTATCCCACCTTTTTCTTCCAACGgtgcatcctcatcatcacataccgactcaccttctctcaatcCTCATTCTCACGCACCATTCGATCATTCTCCACCTCAGCGCCGCCCAGCTTTGAACGGAGCATTGACACCTGGAGTCTTATCGGAAGATTACAATAACCATTAtgcctcatcctcatcaccacctaTAAACACcgtatctccttcttcagcatccAAAGGAAAGATACCGAGTCATCATTCGAAATACCGTCGTAGTTCCTTACCACCTCCTTTACCGGGGGGTTTACTGAATTTCGCTCGGTTCGAAACGGAACATATCGAAGATCTCATAGCATTCTTACAGGATTTGATCAAGTCGTCCGCATCGGCCAATAGAGTGAGTTTGGAGAAGATGCAAAAGAACGTTAAAGTGATGGCTACTGGTGGAGGAGCACATATGTACTATGATCGACTAAAGGACGAATTAGGTGTGGAAGTgacaagggaagaagagatggagtgTTTGATTTTGGGATTAGGTTTCGTATCGAAAATTCCTCAGGAAGTATTTTGGTTTTCGGAAGAATTGGTATACAAAGTGTCGCATAcctcaacatcgacatcCGCACAACCtcaatcaccaatcaaaTTGACCATACCCGCATCGGAATTACCCAGACCTTCACCCACTCCACCTGCATACCAGGTCACATTTGCTGATACGCTTGACGGAACGGATTCGGTACCCCATTTCCCTTGTTTGATAGTGAATATAGGAAGTGGAGTGAGTATCGTCaaagtggatgaggatggatcgTTCGAACGAGTTAGTGGAACGTCATTGGGTGGAGGTACATTATGGGGGTTGTTGAGTCTTTTGACGGATGCAGAGAATTTCGATG AAATGCTGCTTTTATCTGAACAAGGCGACAACTCAGCTGTAGACATGCTTGTGGGAGATATCTACGGATCGGACTACTCTAAGATCGGATTGAAATCGTCTACAATCGCTTCATCTTTCGGTAAAGTGTTTAGAAAGGGATCAAACCcagaggaaaggaagaagactTTCAGACAGGAAGATATAGCCAAGAGTTTGCTGTATGCTATAAGTAACAATATCGGACATGTCGC ATACATGAACGCAGCGAAATACGGACTGGATAAGGTATTCTTTGGGGGATGCTTCATCAGAG GCCACGCCGCAACCATCTCCACGTTATCTTACGCTATCAGATTCTGGAGTAAAGGAACGATGAGAGCATGTTTCCTACGACACGAAGGATTTTT GGGTGCGATAGGTGCTTGGATCAAGAATGTTGAACCTGAGCCTGagcctcaacctcaaaatGGGAAAGGTGAGAACGGATTGTAA